The Lactobacillus sp. ESL0680 genome has a segment encoding these proteins:
- a CDS encoding DEAD/DEAH box helicase family protein, whose translation MLKLFDYQQNLVNQARNSLAKGNQSVLIVSPPGSGKSIVIAEIARLTAKKGGRILFFVHRKELVQQIKQTFIRQSVDLSHCTIDTVMRVKNRLKILPRPTLIIVDEGHHSRAKSYQAIFDYFSKVPRLGFTATPWRLSGQGFNDIYSDMVEGPSVDWLIKHQHLAPYVMYGKSLGNLDKLKIGSTGDYTSKSVEEFEKSVIHGDIIKSWQKFAQDRKTIVYSFSINFSKQVAKEFNKAGISAIHVDSKTPTAQREQIMADFKTGKIKVLCNVDLVSEGFDVPDCSCVVMLRPTKSLVLYLQQSMRAMRYQPGKKAVIIDQVSNFAEFGLPDDDREWSLQGHSKRQTQENTVMIKECPQCYAVIKAGSVSCPYCDYDFSEEIERARKIEIEKQEKLQRIKREEAFKVNYILTKKVSELNTMEELKGYQKAKGYKPGWVYHMAKLKGLLK comes from the coding sequence ATGCTTAAGCTATTTGATTATCAACAGAATTTAGTTAATCAGGCTCGTAACTCGCTGGCAAAGGGCAATCAAAGCGTGCTGATTGTTTCGCCGCCTGGTTCTGGTAAATCTATCGTGATTGCCGAAATCGCTAGATTAACCGCTAAAAAAGGCGGAAGGATTTTATTCTTTGTTCACCGAAAAGAGTTAGTCCAGCAGATTAAGCAAACTTTCATCAGGCAGAGTGTGGACTTATCGCACTGCACAATTGATACGGTAATGCGAGTAAAGAACCGTTTAAAAATACTGCCGAGACCGACGCTGATTATCGTTGACGAGGGACATCATAGTCGAGCTAAGAGTTATCAAGCAATCTTTGATTACTTCTCTAAGGTACCAAGATTGGGCTTCACGGCAACACCGTGGCGATTATCTGGACAAGGCTTCAATGATATTTATTCGGATATGGTTGAAGGGCCTTCAGTTGACTGGTTGATTAAGCATCAGCACCTAGCACCGTATGTCATGTATGGCAAGTCACTAGGTAATCTGGATAAATTAAAAATCGGCTCAACTGGCGACTATACTAGTAAATCGGTTGAGGAATTTGAGAAGTCAGTCATTCATGGCGATATTATTAAATCCTGGCAAAAATTTGCCCAGGATAGAAAAACGATTGTTTACAGTTTTAGCATTAATTTTTCAAAACAGGTGGCTAAAGAATTCAACAAAGCTGGAATAAGTGCAATTCACGTTGATTCTAAGACACCCACAGCTCAGAGAGAGCAGATCATGGCTGATTTTAAAACTGGAAAAATCAAGGTGCTATGTAACGTCGATTTAGTCAGTGAAGGTTTTGACGTTCCAGATTGTAGTTGTGTAGTGATGCTCAGACCGACAAAGTCATTGGTGCTGTATCTGCAGCAATCAATGCGAGCGATGCGGTATCAGCCAGGAAAGAAGGCTGTGATTATTGACCAAGTTAGTAATTTCGCTGAGTTTGGTTTACCCGATGATGACCGAGAGTGGAGTTTGCAAGGGCATAGCAAACGGCAGACGCAAGAAAATACAGTCATGATTAAGGAATGTCCGCAGTGCTATGCAGTAATTAAAGCTGGTTCAGTTAGCTGTCCGTACTGCGATTATGATTTTTCTGAAGAAATCGAACGTGCTAGAAAAATTGAAATCGAAAAACAAGAAAAGCTGCAGCGGATTAAACGAGAGGAAGCCTTCAAGGTTAATTACATTCTGACTAAGAAAGTCAGCGAGCTTAATACGATGGAAGAATTGAAAGGCTACCAAAAAGCTAAAGGATATAAGCCTGGTTGGGTATATCACATGGCTAAATTAAAAGGATTATTAAAATGA
- a CDS encoding AAA family ATPase, with the protein MPAINWNKQKTKKYRYLVYGIPGVGKTTLSSFMKGKTYMLSLDQSFYRIKFWQGKKDIWVIDPDKPIEDLQDFVSEFDPSKYDNLIIDNMSNFQKLWFAEKARETKNGLDNKMSDYGEINNYTIRFISKVFTWDLNILVTAWEKRDKVTDTNGQEFEQYAPDFRPDPRDFLMGNCDVVARMTQKPKTGERGLIMQSDPGTYAKNRLDNRPGCRAEEFFNA; encoded by the coding sequence ATGCCGGCGATTAATTGGAACAAGCAGAAGACGAAGAAGTATCGGTATCTGGTGTATGGCATACCAGGAGTTGGTAAAACGACACTTAGTAGTTTCATGAAGGGCAAAACTTACATGTTGTCACTGGATCAGTCATTTTATCGGATCAAATTCTGGCAAGGCAAAAAGGATATTTGGGTCATTGACCCAGACAAACCGATTGAGGACTTGCAAGATTTTGTTAGCGAGTTCGATCCAAGCAAATATGACAACCTGATTATTGATAATATGAGCAATTTTCAAAAATTATGGTTTGCCGAAAAAGCTAGAGAAACCAAGAATGGGCTAGACAATAAAATGTCGGACTACGGCGAAATTAATAACTACACTATCAGATTTATTTCTAAGGTATTTACTTGGGACTTAAATATCCTAGTTACTGCTTGGGAAAAGCGTGACAAGGTAACCGATACTAATGGGCAAGAATTTGAGCAATACGCGCCTGATTTCAGACCTGATCCGAGAGATTTCTTAATGGGTAACTGTGACGTGGTTGCCCGAATGACGCAGAAACCGAAAACAGGTGAGCGAGGTTTGATTATGCAGTCAGACCCAGGCACCTATGCCAAGAACCGCTTGGATAATCGACCCGGTTGTAGGGCAGAAGAGTTCTTCAATGCTTAA